From a single Phragmites australis chromosome 7, lpPhrAust1.1, whole genome shotgun sequence genomic region:
- the LOC133924824 gene encoding beta-carotene hydroxylase 2, chloroplastic-like: MAAGLSGAAMTSFVAKNPLLAAAARRRVPPLAGRALTFSPFTSRTPLRRGLETVTCFVPQDTEHPTAPSSAPVSVPSAALEEEARAVAARRIAERKARKQSERRTYLVAAVMSSLGVTSMAVAAVYYRFSWQMEGGEVPVTEMFGTFALSVGAAVGMEFWARWAHRALWHASLWHMHESHHRPREGPFELNDVFAIINAVPAICLLAYGFFHRGLVPGLCFGAGLGITLFGMAYMFVHDGLVHRRFPVGPIVDVPYFRRVAAAHKIHHMDKYEGVPYGLFLGPKELEEVGGLEELEKELARISRSI; the protein is encoded by the exons ATGGCCGCCGGTCTCTCCGGCGCCGCTATGACCAGCTTCGTTGCCAAGAACCCGCTGCTCGCAGCCGCGGCGCGCCGCAGGGTGCCTCCCCTCGCCGGGCGCGCCCTGACGTTCTCGCCGTTCACCAGCAGGACCCCGCTCCGCCGCGGGCTCGAGACAGTCACGTGCTTCGTGCCGCAGGACACGGAGCACCCGACGGCTCCGTCGTCGGCCCCGGTGTCGGTGCCTTCGGCggcgctggaggaggaggcgagggcCGTCGCGGCGCGGCGCATCGCGGAGAGGAAGGCGCGGAAGCAGTCCGAGAGGAGGACGTACCTGGTGGCCGCCGTGATGTCCAGCCTTGGGGTCACGTCCATGGCCGTCGCCGCCGTGTACTACCGCTTCAGCTGGCAAATGGAG GGCGGCGAGGTGCCGGTGACCGAGATGTTCGGCACGTTTGCGCTCTCCGTCGGCGCGGCG GTCGGGATGGAGTTCTGGGCgcggtgggcgcaccgggcgctTTGGCACGCCTCCCTGTGGCACATGCACGAGTCGCACCACCGGCCGCGCGAGGGCCCCTTCGAGCTCAACGACGTGTTCGCCATCATCAACGCCGTGCCGGCCATCTGCCTCCTCGCCTACGGCTTCTTCCACCGCGGCCTCGTCCCCGGCCTCTGCTTCGGTGCG GGCCTCGGGATTACGCTGTTCGGCATGGCCTACATGTTCGTCCACGACGGCCTGGTCCACCGCCGCTTCCCAGTTGGTCCCATCGTCGACGTGCCCTACTTCCGGCGAGTGGCTGCCGCTCACAAG ATACACCACATGGACAAGTATGAGGGCGTGCCATATGGGCTGTTCCTGGGACCAAAG GAGCTGGAGGAGGTTGGTGGCCTGGAGGAGCTGGAGAAGGAGCTCGCGCGAATCAGCCGGAGTATTTGA